One genomic segment of Helianthus annuus cultivar XRQ/B chromosome 14, HanXRQr2.0-SUNRISE, whole genome shotgun sequence includes these proteins:
- the LOC110907361 gene encoding protein FAR1-RELATED SEQUENCE 5-like, which produces MPLSKREKTSVHRQLLESPEIFNSNGQAMGTENNISKWEERVCINSGRKFYKPKVSGSLTPAVGMLFKSFDEAFAFYQRYALAAGFPARKNTSWKNVGGLVKIRYIVCSKEGFHVPKAIDSGSVENSKKIVRRNRGSKRVGCNAHVKLILEDNNMFKLYFFEQEHNHIFVEDEDIHFLPAARSIDYVKESFISGLSAINIGPVKAFNIMKTIYGGFGEVGASKVDCKNYRRDLNLYIGEYDAEMVVRRLIRKKECCPGFTCDYVIGEDRRLRGLFWDDEESKKNYTVFGDIFGFDATYKSNKYDLVFVPFTGIDNHFRNVTFGGALLGSETADSYRWLLRCFVNAFGSEPKVVVTDQDAAMKRAIKDVLPRSRHRLCMWHIWEKLKKKVGPVLSANTDFNTRMTRVVWNDTIIPEDFETEWHSIMSTFGLENHEWLKDMYDLRFDWIPAYYHGEDLAGLMRTTSRCESENYFFGQICNPRCTLVEFFTHFETAMDIQRHEHRRNDHDTRYIECKPWSDFVLEKQASEIYTQTIFKDIQIEIDAAITKCMSKSVDTVQYNKEEDGLSINCSCKRFEQFGILCRHIFYVLRYEDISEFPRRYVHRRWTRDVVSMGSNHSNIRFDEIGRNSEIDKVYRGIVLANEYVVNRLVGDLDELCRYRDHIKSYIDKADEVMVAAPPPTRKERFADIGGNIEKSDSMIRVPIKIRTKGCGVQKRIKSNREIAIQKSSKIQKSCRICGGKGHNSRTCKDKVSSNAIGSSNGV; this is translated from the exons ATGCCGTTGAGTAAAAGAGAAAAAAccagtgttcaccgtcaactgttAGAATCGCCGGAAATTTTCAACAGTAATGGGCAAGCCATGGGCACGGAAA ATAACATTTCCAAGTGGGAGGAACGTGTATGCATAAACAGTGGAAGAAAGTTTTACAAACCAAAAGTCAGTGGATCTCTTACACCTGCTGTTGGAATGCTTTTTAAGTCATTTGATGAGGCATTTGCATTTTATCAGAGATATGCACTTGCTGCAGGTTTTCCTGCAAGAAAAAATACCTCTTGGAAAAATGTTGGTGGTTTAGtaaaaataagatatattgtCTGTTCAAAAGAAGGATTTCATGTTCCCAAAGCAAtagattctggttcagttgagaaTAGTAAAAAGATTGTTAGACGTAATAGAGGTTCAAAAAGAGTTGGATGCAATGCTCATGTGAAACTAATATTAGAGGACAATAATATGTTTAAACTCTACTTCTTTGAACAAGAACATAATCATATCTTTGTTGAAGATGAAGATATTCATTTCTTGCCGGCTGCCAGAAGTATCGATTATGTGAAAGAAAGTTTTATATCTGGATTGTCTGCAATCAATATTGGACCTGTTAAAGCATTCAATATTATGAAAACAATTTATGGTGGTTTTGGTGAAGTTGGAGCTAGTAAAGTTGATTGTAAGAATTATAGAAGGGATTTGAATCTTTACATCGGAGAGTATGATGCAGAAATGGTAGTTAGGCGCCTTATTAGGAAGAAAGAATGTTGTCCTGGTTTCacatgtgattatgttattggtgAAGATAGAAGATTGAGAGGGCTTTTCTGGGATGATGAGgaatcaaaaaaaaattatacagtGTTTGGTGACATATTTGGTTTTGATGCTACTTATAAATCAAACAA GTATGATTTGGTTTTTGTACCATTTACTGGTATTGATAATCATTTTAGGAATGTCACATTTGGTGGTGCATTACTTGGTTCGGAGACTGCAGATTCGTATAGATGGCTTTTAAGATGCTTTGTTAATGCTTTTGGAAGTGAGCCTAAAGTTGTTGTTACTGATCAAGATGCTGCAATGAAGAGAGCTATTAAGGATGTACTTCCAAGAAGTAGGCATAGGTTATGTATGTGGCATATATGGGAGAAATTGAAGAAAAAG GTTGGTCCTGTTTTGTCAGCAAACACTGATTTTAATACAAGAATGACTCGTGTTGTTTGGAATGATACTATTATTCCAGAAGATTTTGAAACTGAGTGGCATTCAATAATGTCTACTTTTGGATTGGAAAATCATGAGTGGTTAAAAGACATGTACGATCTTCGATTTGATTGGATTCCTGCTTATTACCATGGAGAGGATTTGGCTGGGCTTATGCGTACTACCTCAAGATGTGAAAGCGAGAATTACTTCTTTGGTCAGATTTGCAATCCAAGATGTACACTTGTTGAATTTTTCACTCATTTTGAGACAGCAATGGATATTCAAAGGCATGAGCATAGGAGGAATGATCATGATACAAGGTATATTGAGTGTAAACCGTGGAGTGACTTTGTATTGGAGAAACAAGCATCAGAAATATACACCCAAACAATTTTTAAGGATATTCAAATTGAAATTGATGCTGCTATTACAAAGTgtatgtcaaagtctgttgataCT GTGCAATAcaacaaagaagaagatggtttAAGTATAAATTGTTCTTGCAAACGGTTTGAACAATTTGGTATATTGTGCCGCCATATATTTTACGTATTACGGTATGAGGATATTAGTGAGTTTCCTAGAAGATATGTTCATAGAAGATGGACGAGAGATGTCGTTTCAATGGGATCAAATCATTCCAATATTCGATTTGATGAAATTGGTAGGAATAGCGAGATTGATAAAGTTTATAGAGGGATTGTTCTTGCAAATGAGTATGTGGTTAATAGGCTGGTTGGCGATTTAGATGAATTGTGTCGTTACAGGGAtcatattaaaagttatattgaTAAAGCGGATGAGGTTATGGTTGCTGCACCGCCTCCTACTCGCAAAGAAAGATTTGCTGATATTGGAGGGAACATAGAGAAATCTGATTCTATGATTCGTGTCCCCATCAAAATAAGGACGAAAGGATGTGGTGTACAAAAAAGGATCAAGTCTAATCGTGAGATTGCAATTCAGAAATCATCAAAGATCCAGAAATCGTGTCGTATTTGTGGTGGAAAAGGACATAACAGTCGAACGTGTAAAGATAAGGTTTCTTCTAATGCTATAGGTTCTAGCAATGGAGTGTAA